One Paenibacillus riograndensis SBR5 DNA segment encodes these proteins:
- a CDS encoding MFS transporter has protein sequence MIIVFMFWFSSYIYVPVLSPYVEHLGASYVMVGAVLGVYGLMQILFRLPIGIGSDVLNRRRPFIYLGLIASGASCLLFLAGADPGWALAARAVSGIAASAWVVYSVMFAGYFPKEEAGKAMGLLQFTTVIAQLASMMISGYIAEHWGWNAPFVIGGVVAAAALLLALRLPEQRQDKRENAIQIKDLAEVIKEPLLVKVSLLSVLAHCVLFITMFGYTPNQALAIGAGKESLGWLTLAFMLPHAAATLYGSRWFGKLLGDRGTLLLGFAGSALFTLLIPSMPTLAALCATQVGNGFMQGLIFPLLLGKSVSGVAPFKRATAMGFYQAVYAIGMSGGPFVAGWMSSAYGLKGGFWLGGIAAALAALLSWVWIREAGRTGGRAPKIGAET, from the coding sequence TTGATAATTGTTTTTATGTTCTGGTTCTCTTCTTATATCTATGTACCGGTGCTCTCGCCTTATGTGGAGCATTTGGGAGCCTCTTATGTAATGGTTGGGGCAGTGCTTGGAGTGTATGGGCTGATGCAGATTCTGTTCCGGCTGCCGATCGGCATTGGTTCGGATGTTCTGAACCGGCGCAGGCCTTTTATCTACCTGGGACTGATCGCCAGCGGCGCAAGCTGTCTGCTGTTCCTGGCGGGAGCGGACCCGGGCTGGGCGCTCGCAGCACGGGCGGTATCCGGAATTGCCGCATCGGCTTGGGTTGTTTATTCAGTGATGTTTGCCGGATATTTTCCGAAAGAGGAAGCTGGAAAGGCGATGGGGCTGCTGCAGTTCACCACGGTGATTGCACAGCTGGCGAGCATGATGATCAGCGGATATATAGCAGAGCACTGGGGCTGGAACGCCCCGTTTGTCATCGGTGGAGTGGTGGCTGCGGCTGCGCTGCTGCTTGCACTACGTTTGCCGGAACAACGGCAGGATAAGCGGGAAAATGCAATTCAGATCAAGGATCTGGCTGAAGTGATCAAGGAGCCGCTGCTGGTCAAAGTGTCGCTTTTATCGGTGCTGGCGCATTGCGTACTGTTTATTACGATGTTCGGGTATACCCCGAATCAGGCGCTTGCAATCGGTGCGGGCAAGGAAAGCCTCGGCTGGCTCACCTTGGCATTCATGCTGCCCCATGCGGCAGCGACATTATATGGTTCCCGCTGGTTCGGAAAGCTGCTTGGCGACCGGGGAACACTGCTGCTTGGGTTTGCCGGAAGCGCACTGTTCACACTGCTGATCCCCTCGATGCCGACTCTTGCAGCCCTGTGCGCGACCCAGGTGGGGAATGGCTTTATGCAGGGGTTGATTTTTCCTTTGCTGCTGGGCAAATCAGTCTCTGGTGTGGCTCCGTTCAAACGGGCAACGGCAATGGGGTTCTACCAGGCGGTGTATGCTATCGGTATGTCGGGCGGCCCTTTTGTGGCGGGATGGATGAGCTCGGCCTATGGATTGAAAGGCGGGTTTT